One stretch of Trichocoleus desertorum ATA4-8-CV12 DNA includes these proteins:
- a CDS encoding VOC family protein: MNPVLFHLAFPVTDIAQTKVFYADGLGCTVGRENATSVILNLYGHQLVAHTTSELLTPQRGIYPRHFGLVFTSESDWEELLERSQQRQLRFYQEPKRRFPGLPLEHRTFFLEDPFHNLLEFKFYCHPAAIFGDRDFAQVGDR, encoded by the coding sequence ATGAATCCTGTCTTGTTTCACTTGGCTTTTCCAGTGACTGACATTGCCCAGACCAAAGTCTTTTATGCAGATGGGCTGGGTTGTACGGTGGGACGCGAGAATGCAACCTCCGTGATCCTCAATTTATATGGGCATCAATTGGTGGCTCACACAACTTCAGAACTGCTCACACCGCAACGGGGCATTTATCCTAGGCATTTTGGGTTGGTGTTTACCTCAGAGTCCGACTGGGAAGAACTGCTAGAGCGATCGCAACAACGACAATTGCGTTTTTACCAAGAACCAAAGCGCCGTTTCCCCGGTCTGCCTCTAGAACACCGCACCTTCTTTCTCGAAGATCCCTTTCACAATCTGCTGGAATTTAAGTTCTACTGCCATCCAGCGGCAATTTTTGGCGATCGCGACTTTGCTCAAGTGGGCGATCGCTAG
- a CDS encoding triacylglycerol lipase has protein sequence MGFRHPVLLIHGINDTEAVFHSMSRYLTRLGYSVHSLSLTPNNGHLGLEYLAAQVSNYVASTFAPEQPFDLVGFSMGGIVSRYYVQRLGGIAQVKRFVTIASPHQGTWIAYGSERPGCRQMRPGSAFLQDLNQDTEVLSRLDFTSIWTPLDLMIVPANSSLMPIGQSVPVWVPSHAWMVSHPQSLQAVASCLQTPLQVSISSDRPLEQSRDRQKLPLDGSRT, from the coding sequence ATGGGTTTTCGCCATCCAGTGTTGCTAATTCACGGCATTAACGACACCGAAGCCGTCTTCCACTCCATGTCTCGTTACTTAACGCGATTAGGTTACTCAGTCCACAGTCTTAGCTTAACCCCTAACAACGGTCACTTAGGCTTGGAATATCTAGCGGCCCAAGTTTCTAATTATGTAGCTAGCACCTTTGCTCCAGAACAACCCTTTGATTTAGTTGGCTTTAGTATGGGTGGCATTGTTAGCCGTTACTATGTACAGCGCCTAGGCGGAATTGCCCAAGTTAAACGTTTTGTCACCATTGCTTCACCCCACCAGGGGACTTGGATCGCCTATGGCTCCGAGCGGCCTGGTTGTAGACAAATGCGACCTGGAAGTGCTTTTTTGCAAGACTTAAATCAGGATACTGAGGTGTTAAGTCGGCTTGATTTCACCTCCATTTGGACCCCTCTAGACTTGATGATTGTGCCCGCCAATAGTTCACTCATGCCTATAGGACAAAGTGTGCCAGTTTGGGTGCCGAGCCATGCTTGGATGGTGTCTCATCCCCAGAGTTTGCAAGCTGTGGCTTCCTGCCTCCAAACTCCCCTCCAGGTTTCTATCTCTAGCGATCGCCCACTTGAGCAAAGTCGCGATCGCCAAAAATTGCCGCTGGATGGCAGTAGAACTTAA
- a CDS encoding tetratricopeptide repeat protein: MTELEQVAAAFDSKDYRTAAQLLKALRQRMPENPWVQLYIGRLHEVSGKLDAAESVYRQLLRNSLHPKVATQARQGMQRVEAIVKAQRQQAIAEATTDPANTELGFLMLAPVTGEARNVAAQNFARIMKLDAYTARMQLPSRSWQLYRTGPIGELQVYGQELGSAQIPAFWVSLAAVEKLRIFRVLHFQSVAPQITVVCQNEFDQVGSLTFEWSEVTRRVEGLLPIFGDVIDQGAWGKLQWKEQTQDYAHIWDLHIPGRQSILRFCDSNYLFQEDAAIAEQVTPQTTTRINWNHLIDFLNQKLPNLEVWSDFTGFAETTVDHIPPLSRIKAQIDIERKAETHWDPAFQLYSALVFLQSN; this comes from the coding sequence ATGACTGAGCTGGAACAAGTAGCGGCTGCCTTTGACAGCAAGGACTATCGCACTGCCGCCCAATTACTTAAGGCTCTGCGACAACGGATGCCAGAAAATCCTTGGGTGCAGTTATATATCGGACGGCTACATGAAGTCTCTGGCAAACTAGACGCGGCTGAATCCGTTTATCGCCAGCTCCTGCGCAACTCACTGCATCCTAAAGTGGCAACACAAGCTCGACAAGGCATGCAACGGGTGGAAGCGATTGTGAAAGCCCAACGGCAACAAGCGATCGCCGAGGCAACGACTGACCCTGCCAACACCGAACTCGGCTTTTTGATGCTCGCTCCAGTAACCGGGGAAGCCAGAAACGTCGCAGCTCAAAACTTTGCCCGCATCATGAAGCTAGATGCTTATACGGCCCGGATGCAACTCCCCAGCCGCAGTTGGCAACTGTACCGCACTGGCCCAATTGGAGAACTACAAGTCTACGGCCAAGAGCTAGGGAGCGCTCAGATTCCCGCCTTCTGGGTGTCTTTAGCGGCAGTTGAAAAACTACGGATCTTTCGCGTCCTACACTTTCAATCAGTTGCACCCCAGATCACCGTCGTTTGTCAAAACGAATTCGATCAGGTGGGTTCCTTGACCTTCGAGTGGTCAGAAGTGACGCGGCGGGTTGAAGGACTCCTGCCTATTTTTGGAGATGTGATTGATCAAGGAGCTTGGGGCAAGTTGCAATGGAAAGAGCAAACGCAAGATTACGCCCATATTTGGGACTTGCATATTCCCGGACGCCAATCCATCTTACGGTTCTGTGATAGCAACTACCTGTTTCAAGAAGACGCCGCGATCGCCGAGCAAGTGACTCCCCAAACCACCACTCGGATCAACTGGAACCACCTGATCGATTTCCTCAATCAAAAATTGCCCAACTTAGAAGTTTGGTCAGATTTTACGGGCTTTGCCGAAACCACAGTAGATCATATTCCCCCCTTAAGCCGCATCAAAGCGCAAATCGACATAGAAAGAAAAGCAGAGACCCATTGGGACCCTGCCTTTCAGCTCTATAGCGCTCTGGTATTTTTACAGTCGAATTAG
- a CDS encoding 16S rRNA (uracil(1498)-N(3))-methyltransferase: MPELQRLAIAPTQLHGEQISLSAEQQHYLSRVLRLRCGDRFIAMNGQGQWWLAELLESQDQALQAQIVQTLSVDTELSTAITLVIALPKGSGFDEVVRQATELGISCIAPVISDRTLLHPSPQKLERWRRIAQEAAEQSERQVVPTLLEPVSLLTQLQELRATTPDTPPAIGYFCVTRYDAPHLLNCLQRDFGFTDQQPRLSALSSMVIVTGPEGGWTEREVEQAIALGYQPVSLGQRILRAVTAPLVALSLMAAVTEANPSPISTNLPG, translated from the coding sequence TTGCCTGAGTTGCAACGATTGGCGATCGCGCCCACTCAACTACATGGAGAGCAAATTAGCTTAAGCGCAGAGCAACAGCATTATTTGAGCCGAGTTTTGCGGCTCCGTTGTGGCGATCGCTTTATTGCGATGAATGGTCAAGGCCAGTGGTGGTTAGCTGAACTATTAGAGAGCCAAGACCAAGCTCTGCAAGCGCAGATTGTTCAAACTTTGAGCGTTGATACTGAGTTATCTACTGCAATCACACTAGTCATAGCTTTACCGAAAGGCAGTGGATTTGATGAAGTGGTGCGGCAAGCCACCGAACTCGGCATTAGCTGTATTGCTCCTGTGATTAGCGATCGCACCTTACTCCACCCTAGCCCCCAAAAACTAGAACGCTGGCGGCGTATTGCCCAAGAAGCAGCGGAGCAGTCTGAGCGACAAGTTGTGCCTACGCTCCTAGAACCCGTTTCCTTGCTGACACAACTACAAGAGTTACGAGCAACCACCCCAGACACACCTCCAGCCATTGGCTACTTTTGCGTCACTCGGTACGATGCGCCCCATCTATTGAACTGCTTACAGAGAGATTTTGGGTTTACCGACCAGCAACCACGGTTGTCTGCGCTATCCTCAATGGTAATTGTGACTGGACCGGAAGGCGGCTGGACAGAGAGGGAAGTTGAGCAAGCGATCGCGCTAGGATATCAACCTGTGTCTTTGGGGCAGCGCATTCTCAGGGCTGTCACCGCTCCCTTAGTCGCACTCTCTTTAATGGCTGCTGTGACTGAAGCCAATCCGAGTCCCATCTCCACCAATTTGCCAGGGTGA